Below is a genomic region from Coprobacter tertius.
CCCGATTGTTTTCTGGTTCTTTTTTATAGGAAAGGGTTATACTTCCTGAGGAAGTAAATTTACCGGCATTATTGAGTAGATTGATAATAATCTGTTGCAATCGTTGTGAATCGGTCACCAATTCGAATTTTTCGTCTTGGGTATCGAATATATATTCTGCATCGGTCTTTTTTACCTGATTTAAAGTAGCTACTTGATCATGGCATATCTGTACGATATCGTAAGTCGAAAAATTGAATTGTACACGTCCCGATTCCAATCGAGAGACGTCGAGAATATCATTGATGAGACGCAATAATAAGTCTGAATTTTTTTGGATAATGTTGAGATATTCCTGTTGTTCCGGGTTTTCGTTTTCTTCGGCTAATACGGCCGAAAAACCTACGATCGCATTCAGCGGTGTACGTATTTCGTGGCTCATATTCGCCAGAAATGCTGTTTTTAAACGACTCGATTCTTCGGCATGTTCTTTGGCAATGATCAGTTCTTTTTCCGATTTTTCCAAATGTTCTTTTATACGTTTTGTTCTTAAATAAAAATATGAAGTCGTCATAAAGCCGATGATCAAAATAAATAAGGTAATTCCGATTGCAGTAGTTTCCATCGGGTACTTTTTCCAAAAAGGCTCTTCTTTATTAATGAGAGTCGCATTTTTAGGAAGGCTGCTGAGAGAAATGCCCATTTCTTTTACTTTATTGGCGTCGAATAAGTAGTAATTGGGTATGAATTTTACTTCTACTTCCTTATTGTGTTCGAGATCTATTGCTTGTTGTGCCATGCCTGTTCCCTGTTCCTGATAGAGAGGAGAGTAACCGCCTATAGCCCAGTTTCCTACACCTAATGACGATATAGAAAATACAGGTACTTTAGGATTTACATCGGCCATGGTATAAATAGCGTTCTTCATAAAAAAGGCGTTCGATGCATCTACTTTCCAAGTACCGAACAGTATAACTGTGTTAGGAGGAAGTTCGCTAATATCTTTTATAATTTCATAGATGGTATTAAAACGTCCGTCGAGAATAATAAGATTAAGATCAGCAAACGCTTTCATCTCTTTCTTTACGAGAGCTTGCAAAGAAACACCGCCATACGTGTTGTCAGAGATAAAGGCTATATTACGGGTTAACGGGTATAAGTGCCGTATCAAATTAATATTGGTAGGTATATCGTATTCATACGCATATCCCGATTTTATACTTTTATGGTTCATATCGTCGAATACATCGACACTTTCGGGAAACCATTCGTTCAAATTTTGATTTTCATCAGGAAGTAAAACAGCATTTCGGCTTGCCATTCCACAGAGAACGGGTATATTTTTTATCGGTATTTCATCCTGTGAAAGGTAAGACGACCAAGCCTCTTGCCCGTAAAGAACAATCAATTTTAGTGGAGTCTCTTTATATTTAGCTAATATTTTACCCATTCTCCCTTTCCATTCCTTCGACTCTGGAAGGCTTTGACAATTCATATTTTCGATTGAGATTACGGATGTCCCCCCTAATTTTACGTATTCTTCACTGAATGCGTTTATGTTAGCGGTTGTAAATTGTGTATCGGGGTTGTAGGAACTGATAATAAGTATCGTCGATTTGTCGGTGGCAAATAATGTTATCGGACATAGTAAGAATAGTAGCCCGGCAGAGAAAGATTTTCTGAAAAAGTGGTAAATCTTATCTGTAAAAGGTTTCATATATATGAGTGTTCTGTTCATCTTTAATTATTTGTTCTCTTATAGGAATCGATATTGATAAACCGATTTATCATATCTCTGAGTATCTGTGGATTAATTGGCTTTGTAATGAACCCGTTACACCCGGCTTTTTCGGCGATTTCACGATCTCTATCGAAAGCATGAGCTGTTTGCATAACGATGGGTATATCAGAGGATATTTTACGGATTTCTTTTAACGCTTCAATGCCATTCATTTCAGGCATTTTTATATCCATTAATATCATATTTACAGTTTCCGATTTGAATAAATCGACAGCTTCTTTTCCGTTTTTCGCCCATATTATATTGTATTTATTACCGATAATAGTTTGAAGTAAGAGAAAATTACTTTCGATATCTTCGGCAATCAGCAAACATGGTTTTTGAAAGTTATTATATCGATCAGCTTTCGGTACATTTTCAGGTTTTGGAGAATAAGTATCCATAAAGATTTTGGGGTTCTCTGCTTTATCTTCTTTAGTTAGAGGGAAAATTATACTAAAGCAGCTACCTTTATCTTTTTGAGAATCAACTTTTATAACCCCGTTCAATAATTTTGTAATTCGGGCGCTAATAGACAAGCCGAGACCGCTTCCTTGTGTAAATTCGTCTTCTTTATAAAAATGGTCGAAAATAACGAGAAGTTTTTTTTCACAGATTCCACATCCGGTATCTTGGACGAAAAAGATGATTTCTTTATTTTCATTTGTTTTGTATCCGATGGTAATAGTCCCTTCATGTGTAAATTTTACAGCATTATGAATCAGATTAGATAAGATATTTTTAAGACGTATTTCATCTGTCTTAAAAATTACGGGATGTATGGGGGTGGATAGTTTGAATTTTACATTTTCTGTTTTTTGTGATTCGAATTGTTCTATTAATCGGGACAGTAATACATGTGGGTTACAAAATTCTTTTTGTAGTTCTATTTTCCCGGATTCAAGCAGTGAAAGCTCTAAAATATCGTTTATCAGTTTAAGTAGCGTCTCACAATTTTTATTAATAGTTTGGATGATTTCATGGCGTTCTTCATCTGTAATGTCATCGTTATCGGTTAGTAAGTTTGTGAACCCGACGATTACATTCAGCGGGGTACGTATTTCGTGGCTTATATTGGCAAGGAACGATTGTTTCAGTTCTGCCTGTGCAGCCATATCTTTAGCGATAATGAGTTCTTTTTCATGCTGTTTTACCTCTTCTATCGAAAAACAGATTCCACAAATGCGGGGGGCTTTCTCTGAAGAAGTTGTAATGGCAGAAAAGGCGATCTTCCACCATTCGAATTTATCGTTTCTATTGCCTATTCTGAATTCGCATTCTCCTCTTTTTTCAGGGTGTTTTATCGAATTTCGTATTTGAGCATTGATGTTCTCCCTGTCGTCAGGATGTATACGCTGAAGTATTTCTTCTTTTCCTATCTGCGGACTTTTAATAAACGGAATATCGGTTCCGCTAAAAAACCGTTTGTCAAAAGAGAAAATTTCGTTATTGGGGTCATATAACCAGGGATAAAAATTAATTGCATGAAAAACCTGATACAGTAACTGCTGATTGGAAAAAAGTTGTTCTTGTATTCTTTTTTTCTTTATGTATTCTCTTATAAGCATATAGCAGGCTGTCAATAACAGTATTGCGACAATTACCGAAATGATGATAATTACGGTTTTGTATTTCTCGAAGGCCGGCATGTTATAAAAATAGCTTTCGGGCGGGAATGACGATGGCGAAAGATCGAGTCTTTTTATTTGTAGCCAGTCATATACCGGTTTCGACGCATGGTATTGTAACGGGACATGAGTAATAACCTTTTTTTTCAATAGTATATCGGCCGCAAGGCAGGCTCCGTCGTAACCTTGTTGAAATGACGTAGGAAATATACCGCCCAGAATACCTCCATTCATATTTTTACCTATTCCTTCGTTACAGAGCGAATAGAATGGTCGATTTGAAATATTCGAAAATAAAGAAGTGGTAAAATCCCACCGGGGAAGAATGAATATTTCATCGTTTTGGGCGTAACGGAACTGAAATAAGACATTAAATGTGCGAGTATCTCGGGGGGAAATAAACCGTAATTTATAATCTGTTTTGTAACTTGCCGGTAATTGCTTCCACTGTTCTATGATTTCTTTTTGGGAAGCTTTTCCCAAAATAGTACTGTCTATAACGACATTGATGTATTTTACAGATGAAATCGACCGGGCCAAATCGATACATTTCTGCAATTCTTTTTTGCATTCGAACCCGGTTATGTTATTATGTCCGATAAGTATATCGTAGTTAAGGTAACTTACTCCGGCGAATATAATAGGTATATTTTTTGTAAAAGGGTGTTCACAGGTAATCAGGGAAAAAGTCGCCTGGTCGTCTTCAACAAGAATGAGATCGGGTTTATTTTCTTTTTGTTCTTCCAGTAATTTATAGAGAATGGCTAATTCCGATTTGGCATTTAATTGTTCACAGTTAAGATAAAAATGTTTTAGAGAAACGTTTAAATGATTTTTAGAAAATCCGGTCGAGATTCCTTTATTTATTTCTTCTCCCCACGAATATCCTTCTTTATAAGAGTGTATGACTAGTATTTTATAAATTTGTTCTTTGTCTCTGGGATTTAATAAAAAAACGAGTACACCGATTACCGTCGTCATCACGACGGCAACCAGTGTAGTTAATAATATTATTTTCTTTTTTTTAGCCACTCTTTTCCTCGAAATATTTAATTAAAAATATATTTTATTCCTAATTGTATCTGCCAACAATTATCAGTCATATTCTGACGGGAAAAGGATTCGGTAGGCAGCACTTGTTTACCGTATTTAGTTAGCGTATTCATAGAAAAAGTAGGTATATTATTTTCGTCTAAGCCTTCATAATGCAGAATTCTTCCGTTCTTTCCGGCGGCATTGCTTTTAATAGTGCCCCAAGAACTGTTCAGCAGGTTTCCAAAGTTAAGAACGTTGACACTAAGTTGTAGCGTATTTTTCTGTTTTTTTGTGTAAATATGGAAATCTTGGGCGATTCTTATATCGAAACGATTTACCCAGGGAAGACGAGCCGAATAAGCTTCGGCATATTTCCCTTTTCGATTTCTTAGGTAAGGATCTTGCTCTATGAAGTCCCAAAATGCATCTTCTTGCTGCTCTTTGGAATAGCCGTTTTTATCAACGAATTTTATTTCGTCTTTTGTACGGGGAACATAGATAAGATCGTTTGAGTTTCCATCCTGGTTCATATCGTTATCGTACATGTAAGAATAGTTACCCGGATTACAGCCATAGTAATATACCCCTAAATGTGTTGCATAATTGCGGGCATACGGTATAGAGTAAGCAAGGGAGGCGATAACGCGATGCGGGGTAAGATATTGCGAATTTTGTAATCCGCTATAGTTGGCTGTATTTACTGCCGGGCTGTTTTTCCAGGCCGATGAAGCTTGGTCGCCCGGATTGTCTGAAATGACTTTAGCCCCCGACCAGGTATAAGCGATCATTGCCGATAGATTGTCGATAGGACGTATCCGGTAAGTGATATTCATATTGTAGCTATATCCTTTCGAGGTATTTTTTAATAACGTAGTTTCCCATACTGAATTTACAACGCTGCTGTTTCTTGAGCCAGGAAAGAGGTAACGGTTATCGGGGCCTTCAAAACGTTTCATGCGGCTATCTTCGAGTTCTATCAGGTTGCAATTGTAATGATAGACCGCGTTAATGTCTTTTGAGTATATGCCTTCTACCGATAATTCGGAATTGAGAAACGGTAATTTAAAATCTATTCCCAAAGTCGATTTCCATACCTGGGGCAACCTGAAATCTCTGTCTACACCTGCGATTGCACCCGAGGCAAGAGTCGTAGGATCGTTCGGGAATTTTTCGGGAATCAATTGACGTACTTCTTCTCCGTTACGTATTCCTCCGGCCAATTTGGCGAGATCTGAGGGTTGGTTTATGGTAACGGTATTTTGTATCATGCCTCCGTTTGTGGGCATATTGGTAAAAAATACGAGAGGGATTCTGCCCGTAAAAATACCCGTTCCTCCTCTTAACGTGATTGTCCGGGATTCGTTCAGATCCCAATTAAATCCGATACGAGGAGATATCAGAGGCCTCGATTTAGGCCACATCCCTGTATTTATACGTTCCCCGTAAGCAAATGTTAACTCAGATACCAATTTGTTTTCGGTAAGTTTGTTAAGGTATAGAGGTACATCGATACGTAAACCATAAGTCAGTCTAAAATTCGGAGCGGCGTTCCATTCATCTTGGGCGTATACCGATACTTGGCCGAATCTTAATTCCGCACGGGGATTTTTTACGCCGTTATAAGCATAAGTCAGCGCATAAAGGGAAGGGGCCTCTTTATTTACCAGCTGTTCGAAACTGTCATACAAGTAATATCCCGTCCCATATCTCATAAAAGCATTCGAAACATATTGGGATTCGTAAGACAAACCGGTAGTTATCATGTGGTTCCCGGTTATGTAACTGAAATTGTCTGTAATAGTCCATGCTTTATTATTTACGGCATTGTTATATGAAAAAAGTTCATAGCCTGCTGTCATAAAGGGATTTCCATCTTTTAATATGTCTACATGAGGAAAAATATTCGAATCGGAACTTCTTTCATCGTCGCTTTTAATAAAAGTTCCGATAAGTTTATTCGACATACGGTTGCCGAAATTACTGTTCAGTTCTGCTGTTAAAGATTGTATGGTATTTCCCATAATGTAGTTGGAGTTTGAAAAGGCCATACTATATTCGCTTACTCTGTTAAAGGCCAATGGAGACCCCGGCTTACTGGTGCTGTTTACCGGGAAATCAGTCTCACGTTTGGTATAATTATATCTTGTTGTAAAAGTATGGTTGCGGTTTATATTCCAGTCGATACGGGCCATGATACGGTTATTTAAGTTCCCTCCGTCGAAATTGGTATAGCTTCCCGGATTATAGCCGTAGGTATTTCTCAATAAGCTCGAAAAAGCATCCATATCCGCGCTCGTGACTCGTGATATAAAGTTAGAAGGATCGGATTCTCCATTTTGTGAAACTCTCCATAAATGTACCGGGCTGTCGGTTTTTTCATGTTCGGCATTAACAAAAAAGAATAATTTGTTTTTTACAATAGGTCCGCCCAGGGTAAATCCGTAAGTAGTTGTCGACTCCGGAATCCGGTCTCCCAAGTCGATACCTTCGATTTTGTTTCCGCGTGTCTTTTCATTTCTGAAATAGTAATATGCCGATCCTCTGAACTGGTTACTTCCGCTTTTGGTAATGGCATTTATACCGGCTCCTACAAAATTGGACTGGCGAACATCGAAAGGCGCGACACTTACCTGCATTTCTTCGATAGCATCCATCGAAATGGGATTACCGCCACCTGGCATAAAACCGTTTTGGGCAAGCCCCATATTGTTGTTGAAATTGGCTCCGTCGATAGTAATGTTATTCATACGACCGTCTCGCCCGCCTATGGCATAACCGTTAGATTGAGCTCCGGCATAAGGCGAAAGGCGGATAAAATCGTCGAAAGTACGGTTTATCGTAGGTAGAGTGTTTAGTTCCCGGTTCGAAATTTGTGTAGTAGCTACTGGTTGTTCCCCTGAAAAGCGAGTTTTTTTGGCAGACACTACGACCTCATTTAATTCGGCAGACGGTTGCAGAGTTACGTTTAATACGAGATTTTCTCCTAATTTTAGATATATGTCTTTATAAACGAGTTTATTACAACCTACATAGCTGTATTCTATACGATAGGGTCCGCCGGTTCGCATGCCTTTTAAGCTGTATTGTCCGTCTTGGTTGCTCGATGTTACATATTTTGTTCCCGACGATTCGTGTATGGCCGATACGGTAGCTCCGATAAGCGCTTCTTTATCCGATGTCACTTTTCCACTGATACCGGAGGTTGTTATTTGGGCTTGTGAATAAAAGACAAAAAATAACAAGCATAAAATAGTGAAAGATAGATGTTTCATCATTAAGATTTTGTTTAATTTAAATACATGTTCCTGATAAAATGCAAGACATTTTTAAGCGTGTGTTGTGATAAATGTTTTCTTGGATAAATACGTGAAATATGTATCCTCTAAATGGGGTATTATTTGCTACTGTTTTTTCATAATGTATTTGTTTTTCGTTTGTAACTCTTAGACACCTGTTGTATATATATTTATATTTCAATTTAAAAATTTTTTCCGGTATCCCACCATAGCCTGCTTCCGGCATTATCCGGTTTTCCGAAGGCTGTTTGTAACATTTTAAAAAGTTCAGGTTCCGACTGAGACAAAGACCGGGGAAAATTGAGTCTTCGAATCATAATTTCGGTATCGATGCATCCATCTTTACTGTTGTTTATTAAAACAGGGAAAAGGCGAGGATAGCCTGTACGTCGTTGTTCTGCCCAAGCTTCACAGGATTCGGGAAACATGGCAAGCCATTTTTGAGTGATAATTTTTTCCAA
It encodes:
- a CDS encoding sensor histidine kinase yields the protein MKPFTDKIYHFFRKSFSAGLLFLLCPITLFATDKSTILIISSYNPDTQFTTANINAFSEEYVKLGGTSVISIENMNCQSLPESKEWKGRMGKILAKYKETPLKLIVLYGQEAWSSYLSQDEIPIKNIPVLCGMASRNAVLLPDENQNLNEWFPESVDVFDDMNHKSIKSGYAYEYDIPTNINLIRHLYPLTRNIAFISDNTYGGVSLQALVKKEMKAFADLNLIILDGRFNTIYEIIKDISELPPNTVILFGTWKVDASNAFFMKNAIYTMADVNPKVPVFSISSLGVGNWAIGGYSPLYQEQGTGMAQQAIDLEHNKEVEVKFIPNYYLFDANKVKEMGISLSSLPKNATLINKEEPFWKKYPMETTAIGITLFILIIGFMTTSYFYLRTKRIKEHLEKSEKELIIAKEHAEESSRLKTAFLANMSHEIRTPLNAIVGFSAVLAEENENPEQQEYLNIIQKNSDLLLRLINDILDVSRLESGRVQFNFSTYDIVQICHDQVATLNQVKKTDAEYIFDTQDEKFELVTDSQRLQQIIINLLNNAGKFTSSGSITLSYKKEPENNRVVFSVTDTGCGIPKEKQAKVFDRFEKLNEFAQGTGLGLSICKLTINKMGGDIWIDSSYNQGARFCFSHPLNLIPKENGLFK
- a CDS encoding response regulator, translated to MAKKKKIILLTTLVAVVMTTVIGVLVFLLNPRDKEQIYKILVIHSYKEGYSWGEEINKGISTGFSKNHLNVSLKHFYLNCEQLNAKSELAILYKLLEEQKENKPDLILVEDDQATFSLITCEHPFTKNIPIIFAGVSYLNYDILIGHNNITGFECKKELQKCIDLARSISSVKYINVVIDSTILGKASQKEIIEQWKQLPASYKTDYKLRFISPRDTRTFNVLFQFRYAQNDEIFILPRWDFTTSLFSNISNRPFYSLCNEGIGKNMNGGILGGIFPTSFQQGYDGACLAADILLKKKVITHVPLQYHASKPVYDWLQIKRLDLSPSSFPPESYFYNMPAFEKYKTVIIIISVIVAILLLTACYMLIREYIKKKRIQEQLFSNQQLLYQVFHAINFYPWLYDPNNEIFSFDKRFFSGTDIPFIKSPQIGKEEILQRIHPDDRENINAQIRNSIKHPEKRGECEFRIGNRNDKFEWWKIAFSAITTSSEKAPRICGICFSIEEVKQHEKELIIAKDMAAQAELKQSFLANISHEIRTPLNVIVGFTNLLTDNDDITDEERHEIIQTINKNCETLLKLINDILELSLLESGKIELQKEFCNPHVLLSRLIEQFESQKTENVKFKLSTPIHPVIFKTDEIRLKNILSNLIHNAVKFTHEGTITIGYKTNENKEIIFFVQDTGCGICEKKLLVIFDHFYKEDEFTQGSGLGLSISARITKLLNGVIKVDSQKDKGSCFSIIFPLTKEDKAENPKIFMDTYSPKPENVPKADRYNNFQKPCLLIAEDIESNFLLLQTIIGNKYNIIWAKNGKEAVDLFKSETVNMILMDIKMPEMNGIEALKEIRKISSDIPIVMQTAHAFDRDREIAEKAGCNGFITKPINPQILRDMINRFINIDSYKRTNN
- a CDS encoding TonB-dependent receptor is translated as MMKHLSFTILCLLFFVFYSQAQITTSGISGKVTSDKEALIGATVSAIHESSGTKYVTSSNQDGQYSLKGMRTGGPYRIEYSYVGCNKLVYKDIYLKLGENLVLNVTLQPSAELNEVVVSAKKTRFSGEQPVATTQISNRELNTLPTINRTFDDFIRLSPYAGAQSNGYAIGGRDGRMNNITIDGANFNNNMGLAQNGFMPGGGNPISMDAIEEMQVSVAPFDVRQSNFVGAGINAITKSGSNQFRGSAYYYFRNEKTRGNKIEGIDLGDRIPESTTTYGFTLGGPIVKNKLFFFVNAEHEKTDSPVHLWRVSQNGESDPSNFISRVTSADMDAFSSLLRNTYGYNPGSYTNFDGGNLNNRIMARIDWNINRNHTFTTRYNYTKRETDFPVNSTSKPGSPLAFNRVSEYSMAFSNSNYIMGNTIQSLTAELNSNFGNRMSNKLIGTFIKSDDERSSDSNIFPHVDILKDGNPFMTAGYELFSYNNAVNNKAWTITDNFSYITGNHMITTGLSYESQYVSNAFMRYGTGYYLYDSFEQLVNKEAPSLYALTYAYNGVKNPRAELRFGQVSVYAQDEWNAAPNFRLTYGLRIDVPLYLNKLTENKLVSELTFAYGERINTGMWPKSRPLISPRIGFNWDLNESRTITLRGGTGIFTGRIPLVFFTNMPTNGGMIQNTVTINQPSDLAKLAGGIRNGEEVRQLIPEKFPNDPTTLASGAIAGVDRDFRLPQVWKSTLGIDFKLPFLNSELSVEGIYSKDINAVYHYNCNLIELEDSRMKRFEGPDNRYLFPGSRNSSVVNSVWETTLLKNTSKGYSYNMNITYRIRPIDNLSAMIAYTWSGAKVISDNPGDQASSAWKNSPAVNTANYSGLQNSQYLTPHRVIASLAYSIPYARNYATHLGVYYYGCNPGNYSYMYDNDMNQDGNSNDLIYVPRTKDEIKFVDKNGYSKEQQEDAFWDFIEQDPYLRNRKGKYAEAYSARLPWVNRFDIRIAQDFHIYTKKQKNTLQLSVNVLNFGNLLNSSWGTIKSNAAGKNGRILHYEGLDENNIPTFSMNTLTKYGKQVLPTESFSRQNMTDNCWQIQLGIKYIFN